The Fulvivirga maritima genome segment GCATAACCGTAAGGATCTTCATTAATATTTTTCTGTTCTAATTATTAACACATGCTAATAAAAGAAATAAATATATACAACCAACTTAGGATACTCATATTAATAATCTGCATCACATCAATCCTATCATGTGTTGAATCCTATGAATTTGATACCAAGAATCAAGAACCAGGAGTAGTGGTAGAAAGCTACATATCTAACAAATCCTATAATGACACAAAATGTTATCCTTCTGAAGGCCGATACTTTAAAGTTCTATTAAAATATAACAGTTTACCTAGTAATGTACGTGATTCTAGCATAGCTAATGCCATAGTCATGTTAGAATCATCTTCCGGATCAACATGGTTTTATACCGAGATTGATAAGGGTGCATATTCTTTGTTAGATGATGACTTTAAAGCTACATATGAACAGCAATATAGACTCAATATAACTTTACCTAATAACACAGAAATAACCTCTTCCTGGCAAAAACTTCCTACTCCAGACACTCAGCTTGGCGAAGTCCATTTCGAAGAAACAATTCTTAGAAGCTATATAGATAAAGGAGACGAGAAACAATTAGAAGAAAATGATGGAATCAATGTCAGAATTAATACTACAGCAGATTCAAATCAATATTATAAATGGCAATTCGAACCGTTGTGGCTCTATAAAGCACCATACGCCAGTATAGGCACTCCAGGATATCAATGCTGGATAAAAGGAACTTACTACCTAAATGACTATCAATTAAAAAATATAAGTGCAGACAATTCAGACGCAAACCTATTCTCACTAGAAATAACCGGTAACGAAAAAATTTATGAATACTTCTCGGTATTAATTACCCAGCAAGTTATGAATTCAAATTCATACAATTTTTGGATGGAAATGAAAGAACAAAATCAAAATTCAGGATTATTTGATGAACCTCCAGTGTCATTACAAACCAATTACACCTCTTCTGATAAATCTATACCAGTATTTGGATACTTTAGTGTTTACACCGAGAACGCTACTAGATGGGTTTTTGATAAAGACAAGTTGAGCTATCCTATAGAAAATGACCTAAGAGCCCAATGCGACTCGCATATCTGTGTTGGCGGCCCTTGTCCTCCACCCTCATGCAGTGATTGCTTACTATATATGAATGGTTCACCTACAAACTCTGCTCCTGAATGGTGGGAAGAATAG includes the following:
- a CDS encoding DUF4249 family protein; the protein is MLIKEINIYNQLRILILIICITSILSCVESYEFDTKNQEPGVVVESYISNKSYNDTKCYPSEGRYFKVLLKYNSLPSNVRDSSIANAIVMLESSSGSTWFYTEIDKGAYSLLDDDFKATYEQQYRLNITLPNNTEITSSWQKLPTPDTQLGEVHFEETILRSYIDKGDEKQLEENDGINVRINTTADSNQYYKWQFEPLWLYKAPYASIGTPGYQCWIKGTYYLNDYQLKNISADNSDANLFSLEITGNEKIYEYFSVLITQQVMNSNSYNFWMEMKEQNQNSGLFDEPPVSLQTNYTSSDKSIPVFGYFSVYTENATRWVFDKDKLSYPIENDLRAQCDSHICVGGPCPPPSCSDCLLYMNGSPTNSAPEWWEE